ATATAACCACAAGTAAAATTTTAACGTCATTCAGGCTTATTAAGCAGTCATACAGTATAATTAACGCTAGAAATAAAAAAAGCACCCGTGAATGAGTGCTTTCGAAACGAAACTTAAGGCAATGGCTATTTAGCTTTTTTAACGGGTCGCTGCCAACCACTGATATGTTTCTGTTTTACACGAGTAATGACCAGCTCATCTTCGCCCACATCTTTGGTAATAGTAGAACCGGCACCCAATGTGGCGCCACGGGCAATGGATACCGGAGCCACCAGCTGGGTGTCACTACCAACGAACACATCGTCTTCAATCACGGTAAGATGTTTGTTGGCACCATCATAGTTACAGGTGATAGTGCCTGCGCCAATATTGACGCCTTTACCTATCTGCGCATCGCCCAGATATGTCAGGTGCCCAGCTTTAGAACCTTCCCCCAGCACCGCTTTTTTCATCTCTACGAAATTACCCACATGGGCATCCGCTTTCAATTCAGCGCCAGGACGCAAACGGGCAAACGGCCCGGCGTTGGCATTTACCCCGATTTTGGCACCTTCCACCACGGTATAAGGTTTCACCTCGCCACCATCGGCTATTTCACAATCGATCAGAATGGCACCGGCACCGATGGTGACGTTATTACCCAGAACCACCTTGCCTTCAAAGATGACATTGATATCGATCATGACATCCTGACCGACGGTCACATCTCCGCGAATATCGATACGTGCAGGATCTCGAAGATTGGCGCCATTTAGCATTAACTGCTCGGCCATACGCGCTTGGTAAGCGCGCTCCAACATTGCCAACTGTACCCGATTATTCGCACCTTCGGTTTCAATGGCATCTGTCGGGTGTGCTGTAGTAATAATGACATTATCCTTATGTGCCATCGCCACCACATCGGTCAGGTAAAATTCCCCTTGCGCATTGTTATTGTTCAATTGGCTCAGCCAGTGCTTCAGCTGTTTGCCAGGCAACGCCATAATACCGCTATTGACTTCGGTAATTGCCAGTTGCGCTACGGT
This portion of the Shewanella yunxiaonensis genome encodes:
- the glmU gene encoding bifunctional UDP-N-acetylglucosamine diphosphorylase/glucosamine-1-phosphate N-acetyltransferase GlmU; translation: MSLNVVILAAGKGTRMRSDLPKVLHKVAHKTMVQHVIDVAKALDAAQINLVYGYGGAKLQAAVRDPQLNWVEQSQQLGTGHAVAQAIPYIKDEDTVLVLYGDVPLIRQQTLVALLQSRQPDGVAMLTVNLANPSGYGRILRENGKVVGIVEQKDATVAQLAITEVNSGIMALPGKQLKHWLSQLNNNNAQGEFYLTDVVAMAHKDNVIITTAHPTDAIETEGANNRVQLAMLERAYQARMAEQLMLNGANLRDPARIDIRGDVTVGQDVMIDINVIFEGKVVLGNNVTIGAGAILIDCEIADGGEVKPYTVVEGAKIGVNANAGPFARLRPGAELKADAHVGNFVEMKKAVLGEGSKAGHLTYLGDAQIGKGVNIGAGTITCNYDGANKHLTVIEDDVFVGSDTQLVAPVSIARGATLGAGSTITKDVGEDELVITRVKQKHISGWQRPVKKAK